In a single window of the Solea senegalensis isolate Sse05_10M linkage group LG1, IFAPA_SoseM_1, whole genome shotgun sequence genome:
- the vwa5b2 gene encoding von Willebrand factor A domain-containing protein 5B1 isoform X2: MREFKCRLTYSFLFLSCLFRPFHWSSVYLFSHAALTGEARWYPEKMVGLRNRSTWEPLLLKASCIKSCANGCSLGITAQLTYANADLESVEGVFVYPLGEREVVVGFEASVAGRLVGVQIESRGKLKDCCLDCCPGSGLETHCREWGCCGGSSHDIQCTNGHLILDEDLERTTFIVGTGLISPMDIVSIVISTTLELPTLENGAIHIVYPSLLTPVVTGQMSSSKSENGGKLEETGATSCFGATSGKQDRILDYDQQCAHAIFTSPAANLAPYELNFQLLVRGACLLAGLESPTHALRADADPSAQSASATYITLAQEHQYDRHIEIILHLSEPHSPLVILERGRLSFRQYEQQMWSRRDFVRCARKDSEPERKLEFVRKRYHKDILSSPVLMLNFCPDLLCEPPELQKATRELLFLVDRSGSMSGTNIHRVKEAMVVALKSIPSGSMLNIVGFGTTIKPLFTSSKLCTDVTLMQAYEYVQRMRADMRGTNLLGALSWVYQQPMQRSYPRQVFIITDGSIGNVAKVLELVRRNTCTGRCFGLGLGPRACRRLLQGVAKLTGGTTEFLDEEERLQPKLIKSLKKAFEPVLTDLRIDWYLPENMEALLSPNEIPPLYAGNCLIGYCTLYDMTGFKAKRTETPGQGYKGVYRGSTGSVFGQSNDELSPPTSELMPVVTCADGTDLEEALREISREISSEFSCAKDTDPGISPGVDLDWSSDVRRRIQESSYIQEQYVLTRCSLSSERSLHTQSHSLIPASSNTDSAAGGDPRSSGSVLDTGSLPQGLEEMPTPEQRSSLSRWADSAWQQNLSVFPDNGAKKSVRLDGGDECRKRQKALARSTMAARSFSSPQGELEMHRLRRALERVSFDQTLGGRLEESDGETKPPSTMSRRSLTDSSLLFPASPLDWDSFTDPEYLFTAAHSEDPPPGQCRSLIHGMLGGRPVSWEVTVDLGHLWTSEDQETPEVEGGRGGGGRREEPWEEIIHQLTARSVIRDFEKMAEKESDSGHGSAKRYRMKAIQTSKHCNIICMYTAFTTTDSNLNKGLPDSMDVKNTGMHLGNRWSSQSSSRRQRAYSAGLGRRRSSRDSEEMEDTWNSTDRDDTPASPCSLTSWDANTGGNVHSATAPAIAGASYTRSQRSIESKSMESFFGTRFPLGRLRSSISSGKQIPLKSHCLSAETEKQPETEAPDYLPLVRLQLASGAFLLTEIYSECVQIPLDRLKRASPYSLHRRSLSPPFRSTSPSAPSLSTSSKPFVTPSSHHVTYSPSSSFLAKSPAPSFHHTPDSTPLMLEPRLRRRHLSDREPVTSHPDLPSLEEGSLEESTGLYQSQRYGQADSGRGSETDVCECSSIEPADLQVSCQLAQDDIEGSSWATAVALAWLEHRCAGFFMEWELVAAKADFWLRCQELPEGVDLAGLKGAARQLFLLLRHWDENIKLNMLCYNPNNM; the protein is encoded by the exons ATGAGAGAATTTAAATGCAGACTCacatattcttttcttttcctttcctgtcTGTTCAGACCTTTTCACTGGTCGTCTGTGTACCTGTTTTCACATGCAGCTCTCACAGGTGAAGCTCGCTGGTATCCTGAAAAGATGGTGGGACTGAGAAACCGTTCTACATGGGAACCATTGCTCCTAAAGGCCTCGTGCATCAAGTCCTGTGCCAACGGCTGCTCACTGGGCATCACTGCACAGCTCACCTATGCCAATGCTGACCTGGAGTCAGTAGAAG GGGTGTTCGTTTACCCTCTCGGGGAAAGGGAGGTTGTCGTGGGCTTTGAGGCTTCTGTTGCTGGCCGACTAGTGGGTGTCCAGATAGAGAGTCGAGGGAAGCTGAAGGACTGCTGTTTGGACTGTTGCCCTGGATCTGGTCTTGAAACACACTGTCGGGAGTGGGGCTGTTGTGGAGGCTCCAGCCATGATATTCAATGTACCAATG GGCATCTCATCCTGGATGAAGACCTTGAAAGAACCACCTTCATCGTGGGCACAGGCCTCATTAGCCCCATGGACATCGTGTCCATTGTCATAAGCACCACGCTCGAACTCCCCACGTTGGAAAATGGAGCGATCCACATCGTCTACCCGTCGTTACTCACTCCAGTTGTCACTGGTCAGATGTCGTCAAGCAAGAGTGAAAATGGGGGGAAATTAGAGGAAACTGG AGCAACCAGCTGTTTCGGTGCCACCTCAGGAAAACAAGATCGAATCCTAGACTATGATCAGCAGTGTGCCCACGCCATCTTCACCAGTCCAGCTGCCAACCTGGCTCCGTATGAGCTCAACTTCCAGCTGCTTGTCAGAGGGGCCTGCCTGCTGGCCG GACTAGAGAGCCCCACTCACGCTCTGAGGGCAGACGCAGACCCCAGTGCCCAAAGTGCCTCAGCCACCTACATCACTCTGGCACAAGAGCATCAATATGACAGACACATAGAGATCATTCTGCACCTCAGTG AACCTCACAGCCCGTTGGTCATCTTAGAGAGAGGCAGACTCTCCTTCAGGCAGTATGAACAGCAGATGTGGTCCCGCCGTGATTTCGTCCGCTGCGCCCGCAAAGATTCTGAACCCGAGAGGAAG CTGGAGTTTGTAAGGAAGCGGTATCATAAGGACATTTTGAGCAGCCCAGTTTTGATGCTCAACTTCTGTCCTGACCTGCTGTGTGAACCTCCCGAGCTGCAGAAAGCCACCAGGGAGCTGCTGTTCCTTGTCGATCGCAGCGGCAGCATGAGTGGCACCAACATCCATCGTGTTAAG GAAGCCATGGTGGTGGCACTGAAGAGCATCCCTTCTGGCTCCATGCTCAACATTGTGGGATTTGGCACCACCATAAAGCCTCTGTTCACCTCCAGCAAGCTCTGCACTGAT GTCACCCTTATGCAGGCATATGAATATGTCCAGAGGATGAGGGCGGATATGCGAGGCACCAACCTCCTGGGGGCGCTGTCCTGGGTGTACCAGCAGCCCATGCAGCGCTCATATCCTCGCCAGGTTTTCATCATTACAGATGGATCCATTGGTAATGTAGCCAAAGTGCTGGAGTTGGTCCGCAGAAACACGTGCACTGGCAG ATGCTTTGGTTTGGGCCTTGGTCCTCGAGCCTGCAGGCGTCTCCTGCAGGGCGTTGCCAAATTAACAGGGGGGACCACAGAGTTCTTGGACGAGGAGGAGAGACTCCAGCCCAAG TTAATCAAGTCCTTGAAAAAGGCCTTTGAACCTGTGCTCACTGACCTGCGGATTGACTGGTACTTGCCTGAAAACATGGAGGCTCTTCTTTCGCCCAATGAAATCCCTCCGCTCTATGCTGGGAATTGCCTGATTGGATACTGTACCCTGTATGATATGACAGGTTTCAAAGCAAAAAGGACAGAG ACTCCTGGTCAAGGCTATAAAGGTGTTTATCGTGGCTCCACTGGGTCTGTTTTTGGACAATCGAACGATGAGCTTTCACCTCCTACCTCCGAATTAATGCCTGTGGTGACGTGTGCAGATGGCACTGACTTAGAGGAGGCACTGAGGGAAATTTCAAGAGAGATATCCTCTGAATTCTCTTGTGCCAAAGACACAGACCCTGGAATCAGTCCAG GTGTAGACCTGGACTGGTCCAgtgatgtgaggaggaggatccaGGAGAGCTCTTACATCCAGGAGCAGTATGTCCTCACTCGCTGCTCCCTCAGTAGTGAGCGGAGTCTACACACACAGTCCCACTCACTCATACCCGCCTCGTCAAACACTGACTCAGCAGCAGGCGGTGACCCTCGGTCCTCTGGTTCAGTGCTGGATACAGGGTCTCTACCCCAAGGCCTTGAGGAGATGCCCACTCCAGAACAGAGGTCATCCTTGTCTCGCTGGGCAGACTCAGCATGGCAGCAAAACCTCTCAGTTTTTCCTGATAATGGAGCAAAAAAg AGTGTGCGCCTGGATGGTGGTGACGAGTGTCGAAAGAGACAAAAAGCTCTGGCCCGTTCAACCATGGCCGCACGGAGTTTCTCCTCCCCACAGGGTGAGTTGGAGATGCATCGCCTACGGCGAGCTCTGGAGAGGGTCTCCTTTGACCAAACGCTGGGAGGCCGACTGGAGGAAAGTGATGGGGAGACAAAGCCCCCATCAACGATGTCCCGCAGAAGCCTCACTGACTCTA GTCTCCTGTTCCCCGCCTCTCCTTTGGACTGGGACAGCTTCACAGATCCAGAGTATCTCTTCACTGCTGCTCACTCAGAGGATCCCCCTCCAGGTCAGTGCCGCTCACTCATTCACGGCATGCTCGGTGGCAGGCCTGTATCATGGGAGGTGACTGTTGACCTGGGTCACCTCTGGACTTCTGAGGACCAGGAGACACCAGAGGTTGAGggaggcagaggtggaggaggaagacgagagGAGCCATGGGAAGAGATAATTCACCAACTGACTGCTCGTTCAGTGATAAGAGACTTTGAGAAAATGGCAGAGAAGGAGAGTGACAGTGGACATG ggTCAGCTAAGCGATATCGTATGAAAGCTATCCAGACCAGCAAGCACTGCAACATCATCTGCATGTACACGGCCTTCACTACTACTGACAGCAACCTCAACAAGGGCCTGCCAGACAGCATGGATGTCAAAAACACAG GGATGCATTTGGGGAACAGGTGGAGTTCCCAGTCAAGCAGTCGCAGGCAGCGAGCTTATTCTGCAGGTTTGGGCAGAAGGCGTTCCAGCAGAGACAGTGAAGAGATGGAGGACACCTGGAACTCCACAG ACAGAGATGACACTCCTGCCTCTCCCTGTAGCCTTACATCCTGGGACGCTA ATACAGGGGGTAATGTCCACTCTGCTACAGCCCCAGCAATAGCAGGTGCCTCATACACTCGCTCACAGCGATCAATAGAGAGCAAGTCAATGGAGAGCTTCTTTGGCACCAG GTTCCCACTTGGCAGACTCAGGTCTTCTATTTCATCAGGAAAGCAGATTCCTCTCAAGTcccactgtctgtctgcagagacagagaaacaacctgAAACAGAAGCCCCAGACTACCTGCCTCTG GTGCGCCTGCAGCTGGCATCAGGAGCCTTTCTGCTGACGGAGATCTACTCAGAATGTGTCCAGATACCACTGGACCGCCTAAAAAGGGCTTCACCCTACAGCCTCCACCGCCGCAGCCTCAGCCCACCTTTCCGGTCTACATCTCCCAGTGCTCCATCTTTATCCACCTCCTCAAAGCCCTTTGTTACTCCCTCTAGTCACCATGTTACCtattctccttcctcctcctttctcgCCAAGTCACCTGCACCTTCTTTCCACCACACTCCAGACAGCACTCCCCTGATGCTGGAGCCAAGGCTTCGCCGAAGACACCTGTCTGACCGAGAGCCCGTCACGTCACATCCGGACCTCCCCAGCTTGGAGGAGGGCTCTCTGGAGGAATCTACTGGCCTCTACCAGAGCCAGAGGTACGGCCAAGCAGACAGTGGTCGTGGATcggagacagatgtgtgtgaatGCTCTTCAATAGAGCCTGCTGACCTTCAGGTGAGCTGCCAGTTGGCTCAAGACGACATAGAGGGCTCGAGCTGGGCCACAGCCGTGGCTCTAGCGTGGCTCGAGCACCGCTGTGCTGGCTTTTTCATGGAGTGGGAACTGGTTGCAGCAAAAGCAGACTTCTGGCTGCGCTGCCAGGAGCTGCCCGAAGGAGTGGACCTGGCGGGTCTGAAAGGAGCTGCCAGACAGCTGTTCCTGCTGCTACGCCACTGGGATGAGAACATCAAACTCAACATGCTGTGTTATAATCCCAATAACATGTGA
- the vwa5b2 gene encoding von Willebrand factor A domain-containing protein 5B1 isoform X4, which yields MREFKCRLTYSFLFLSCLFRPFHWSSVYLFSHAALTGEARWYPEKMVGLRNRSTWEPLLLKASCIKSCANGCSLGITAQLTYANADLESVEGVFVYPLGEREVVVGFEASVAGRLVGVQIESRGKLKDCCLDCCPGSGLETHCREWGCCGGSSHDIQCTNGHLILDEDLERTTFIVGTGLISPMDIVSIVISTTLELPTLENGAIHIVYPSLLTPVVTGQMSSSKSENGGKLEETGATSCFGATSGKQDRILDYDQQCAHAIFTSPAANLAPYELNFQLLVRGACLLAGLESPTHALRADADPSAQSASATYITLAQEHQYDRHIEIILHLSEPHSPLVILERGRLSFRQYEQQMWSRRDFVRCARKDSEPERKLEFVRKRYHKDILSSPVLMLNFCPDLLCEPPELQKATRELLFLVDRSGSMSGTNIHRVKEAMVVALKSIPSGSMLNIVGFGTTIKPLFTSSKLCTDVTLMQAYEYVQRMRADMRGTNLLGALSWVYQQPMQRSYPRQVFIITDGSIGNVAKVLELVRRNTCTGRCFGLGLGPRACRRLLQGVAKLTGGTTEFLDEEERLQPKLIKSLKKAFEPVLTDLRIDWYLPENMEALLSPNEIPPLYAGNCLIGYCTLYDMTGFKAKRTETPGQGYKGVYRGSTGSVFGQSNDELSPPTSELMPVVTCADGTDLEEALREISREISSEFSCAKDTDPGISPGVDLDWSSDVRRRIQESSYIQEQYVLTRCSLSSERSLHTQSHSLIPASSNTDSAAGGDPRSSGSVLDTGSLPQGLEEMPTPEQRSSLSRWADSAWQQNLSVFPDNGAKKSVRLDGGDECRKRQKALARSTMAARSFSSPQGELEMHRLRRALERVSFDQTLGGRLEESDGETKPPSTMSRRSLTDSNGLLFPASPLDWDSFTDPEYLFTAAHSEDPPPGQCRSLIHGMLGGRPVSWEVTVDLGHLWTSEDQETPEVEGGRGGGGRREEPWEEIIHQLTARSVIRDFEKMAEKESDSGHGSAKRYRMKAIQTSKHCNIICMYTAFTTTDSNLNKGLPDSMDVKNTGMHLGNRWSSQSSSRRQRAYSAGLGRRRSSRDSEEMEDTWNSTDTGGNVHSATAPAIAGASYTRSQRSIESKSMESFFGTRFPLGRLRSSISSGKQIPLKSHCLSAETEKQPETEAPDYLPLVRLQLASGAFLLTEIYSECVQIPLDRLKRASPYSLHRRSLSPPFRSTSPSAPSLSTSSKPFVTPSSHHVTYSPSSSFLAKSPAPSFHHTPDSTPLMLEPRLRRRHLSDREPVTSHPDLPSLEEGSLEESTGLYQSQRYGQADSGRGSETDVCECSSIEPADLQVSCQLAQDDIEGSSWATAVALAWLEHRCAGFFMEWELVAAKADFWLRCQELPEGVDLAGLKGAARQLFLLLRHWDENIKLNMLCYNPNNM from the exons ATGAGAGAATTTAAATGCAGACTCacatattcttttcttttcctttcctgtcTGTTCAGACCTTTTCACTGGTCGTCTGTGTACCTGTTTTCACATGCAGCTCTCACAGGTGAAGCTCGCTGGTATCCTGAAAAGATGGTGGGACTGAGAAACCGTTCTACATGGGAACCATTGCTCCTAAAGGCCTCGTGCATCAAGTCCTGTGCCAACGGCTGCTCACTGGGCATCACTGCACAGCTCACCTATGCCAATGCTGACCTGGAGTCAGTAGAAG GGGTGTTCGTTTACCCTCTCGGGGAAAGGGAGGTTGTCGTGGGCTTTGAGGCTTCTGTTGCTGGCCGACTAGTGGGTGTCCAGATAGAGAGTCGAGGGAAGCTGAAGGACTGCTGTTTGGACTGTTGCCCTGGATCTGGTCTTGAAACACACTGTCGGGAGTGGGGCTGTTGTGGAGGCTCCAGCCATGATATTCAATGTACCAATG GGCATCTCATCCTGGATGAAGACCTTGAAAGAACCACCTTCATCGTGGGCACAGGCCTCATTAGCCCCATGGACATCGTGTCCATTGTCATAAGCACCACGCTCGAACTCCCCACGTTGGAAAATGGAGCGATCCACATCGTCTACCCGTCGTTACTCACTCCAGTTGTCACTGGTCAGATGTCGTCAAGCAAGAGTGAAAATGGGGGGAAATTAGAGGAAACTGG AGCAACCAGCTGTTTCGGTGCCACCTCAGGAAAACAAGATCGAATCCTAGACTATGATCAGCAGTGTGCCCACGCCATCTTCACCAGTCCAGCTGCCAACCTGGCTCCGTATGAGCTCAACTTCCAGCTGCTTGTCAGAGGGGCCTGCCTGCTGGCCG GACTAGAGAGCCCCACTCACGCTCTGAGGGCAGACGCAGACCCCAGTGCCCAAAGTGCCTCAGCCACCTACATCACTCTGGCACAAGAGCATCAATATGACAGACACATAGAGATCATTCTGCACCTCAGTG AACCTCACAGCCCGTTGGTCATCTTAGAGAGAGGCAGACTCTCCTTCAGGCAGTATGAACAGCAGATGTGGTCCCGCCGTGATTTCGTCCGCTGCGCCCGCAAAGATTCTGAACCCGAGAGGAAG CTGGAGTTTGTAAGGAAGCGGTATCATAAGGACATTTTGAGCAGCCCAGTTTTGATGCTCAACTTCTGTCCTGACCTGCTGTGTGAACCTCCCGAGCTGCAGAAAGCCACCAGGGAGCTGCTGTTCCTTGTCGATCGCAGCGGCAGCATGAGTGGCACCAACATCCATCGTGTTAAG GAAGCCATGGTGGTGGCACTGAAGAGCATCCCTTCTGGCTCCATGCTCAACATTGTGGGATTTGGCACCACCATAAAGCCTCTGTTCACCTCCAGCAAGCTCTGCACTGAT GTCACCCTTATGCAGGCATATGAATATGTCCAGAGGATGAGGGCGGATATGCGAGGCACCAACCTCCTGGGGGCGCTGTCCTGGGTGTACCAGCAGCCCATGCAGCGCTCATATCCTCGCCAGGTTTTCATCATTACAGATGGATCCATTGGTAATGTAGCCAAAGTGCTGGAGTTGGTCCGCAGAAACACGTGCACTGGCAG ATGCTTTGGTTTGGGCCTTGGTCCTCGAGCCTGCAGGCGTCTCCTGCAGGGCGTTGCCAAATTAACAGGGGGGACCACAGAGTTCTTGGACGAGGAGGAGAGACTCCAGCCCAAG TTAATCAAGTCCTTGAAAAAGGCCTTTGAACCTGTGCTCACTGACCTGCGGATTGACTGGTACTTGCCTGAAAACATGGAGGCTCTTCTTTCGCCCAATGAAATCCCTCCGCTCTATGCTGGGAATTGCCTGATTGGATACTGTACCCTGTATGATATGACAGGTTTCAAAGCAAAAAGGACAGAG ACTCCTGGTCAAGGCTATAAAGGTGTTTATCGTGGCTCCACTGGGTCTGTTTTTGGACAATCGAACGATGAGCTTTCACCTCCTACCTCCGAATTAATGCCTGTGGTGACGTGTGCAGATGGCACTGACTTAGAGGAGGCACTGAGGGAAATTTCAAGAGAGATATCCTCTGAATTCTCTTGTGCCAAAGACACAGACCCTGGAATCAGTCCAG GTGTAGACCTGGACTGGTCCAgtgatgtgaggaggaggatccaGGAGAGCTCTTACATCCAGGAGCAGTATGTCCTCACTCGCTGCTCCCTCAGTAGTGAGCGGAGTCTACACACACAGTCCCACTCACTCATACCCGCCTCGTCAAACACTGACTCAGCAGCAGGCGGTGACCCTCGGTCCTCTGGTTCAGTGCTGGATACAGGGTCTCTACCCCAAGGCCTTGAGGAGATGCCCACTCCAGAACAGAGGTCATCCTTGTCTCGCTGGGCAGACTCAGCATGGCAGCAAAACCTCTCAGTTTTTCCTGATAATGGAGCAAAAAAg AGTGTGCGCCTGGATGGTGGTGACGAGTGTCGAAAGAGACAAAAAGCTCTGGCCCGTTCAACCATGGCCGCACGGAGTTTCTCCTCCCCACAGGGTGAGTTGGAGATGCATCGCCTACGGCGAGCTCTGGAGAGGGTCTCCTTTGACCAAACGCTGGGAGGCCGACTGGAGGAAAGTGATGGGGAGACAAAGCCCCCATCAACGATGTCCCGCAGAAGCCTCACTGACTCTA ATGGTCTCCTGTTCCCCGCCTCTCCTTTGGACTGGGACAGCTTCACAGATCCAGAGTATCTCTTCACTGCTGCTCACTCAGAGGATCCCCCTCCAGGTCAGTGCCGCTCACTCATTCACGGCATGCTCGGTGGCAGGCCTGTATCATGGGAGGTGACTGTTGACCTGGGTCACCTCTGGACTTCTGAGGACCAGGAGACACCAGAGGTTGAGggaggcagaggtggaggaggaagacgagagGAGCCATGGGAAGAGATAATTCACCAACTGACTGCTCGTTCAGTGATAAGAGACTTTGAGAAAATGGCAGAGAAGGAGAGTGACAGTGGACATG ggTCAGCTAAGCGATATCGTATGAAAGCTATCCAGACCAGCAAGCACTGCAACATCATCTGCATGTACACGGCCTTCACTACTACTGACAGCAACCTCAACAAGGGCCTGCCAGACAGCATGGATGTCAAAAACACAG GGATGCATTTGGGGAACAGGTGGAGTTCCCAGTCAAGCAGTCGCAGGCAGCGAGCTTATTCTGCAGGTTTGGGCAGAAGGCGTTCCAGCAGAGACAGTGAAGAGATGGAGGACACCTGGAACTCCACAG ATACAGGGGGTAATGTCCACTCTGCTACAGCCCCAGCAATAGCAGGTGCCTCATACACTCGCTCACAGCGATCAATAGAGAGCAAGTCAATGGAGAGCTTCTTTGGCACCAG GTTCCCACTTGGCAGACTCAGGTCTTCTATTTCATCAGGAAAGCAGATTCCTCTCAAGTcccactgtctgtctgcagagacagagaaacaacctgAAACAGAAGCCCCAGACTACCTGCCTCTG GTGCGCCTGCAGCTGGCATCAGGAGCCTTTCTGCTGACGGAGATCTACTCAGAATGTGTCCAGATACCACTGGACCGCCTAAAAAGGGCTTCACCCTACAGCCTCCACCGCCGCAGCCTCAGCCCACCTTTCCGGTCTACATCTCCCAGTGCTCCATCTTTATCCACCTCCTCAAAGCCCTTTGTTACTCCCTCTAGTCACCATGTTACCtattctccttcctcctcctttctcgCCAAGTCACCTGCACCTTCTTTCCACCACACTCCAGACAGCACTCCCCTGATGCTGGAGCCAAGGCTTCGCCGAAGACACCTGTCTGACCGAGAGCCCGTCACGTCACATCCGGACCTCCCCAGCTTGGAGGAGGGCTCTCTGGAGGAATCTACTGGCCTCTACCAGAGCCAGAGGTACGGCCAAGCAGACAGTGGTCGTGGATcggagacagatgtgtgtgaatGCTCTTCAATAGAGCCTGCTGACCTTCAGGTGAGCTGCCAGTTGGCTCAAGACGACATAGAGGGCTCGAGCTGGGCCACAGCCGTGGCTCTAGCGTGGCTCGAGCACCGCTGTGCTGGCTTTTTCATGGAGTGGGAACTGGTTGCAGCAAAAGCAGACTTCTGGCTGCGCTGCCAGGAGCTGCCCGAAGGAGTGGACCTGGCGGGTCTGAAAGGAGCTGCCAGACAGCTGTTCCTGCTGCTACGCCACTGGGATGAGAACATCAAACTCAACATGCTGTGTTATAATCCCAATAACATGTGA